The following are encoded together in the Thermococcus sibiricus MM 739 genome:
- the rnhB gene encoding ribonuclease HII encodes MKLGGIDEAGRGPVVGPLVIAAVVIDESKIEKFEALGVKDSKKLSPKKREELFEKIIELVDDYFILELSPEDIDKREGTMNDFEVENFAKVLNSLKIKPDLVYIDAADVNEERFGIVVREKLSFYPKIIAEHKADSKYIPVAAASILAKVTRDKAIERLKEIYGNIGSGYPSDPITRKFLEEYYKEHGSFPPVVRRSWKTLKKIEEKLQKEKNQSNLLNFLKKS; translated from the coding sequence ATGAAACTTGGAGGAATAGATGAAGCTGGGAGAGGGCCTGTAGTAGGGCCACTTGTTATAGCTGCTGTAGTTATTGATGAATCAAAAATTGAAAAGTTTGAGGCCTTGGGGGTTAAGGACTCAAAGAAGTTGAGCCCAAAGAAAAGGGAGGAACTCTTTGAGAAGATAATAGAACTTGTTGATGATTATTTCATACTTGAACTATCTCCGGAGGATATAGATAAGAGGGAAGGAACAATGAATGATTTTGAGGTTGAAAACTTTGCTAAAGTTTTGAACTCTCTTAAAATTAAGCCTGATCTTGTTTATATAGATGCAGCTGACGTGAACGAAGAGCGATTTGGGATTGTTGTAAGGGAAAAACTCTCTTTCTATCCAAAAATAATAGCGGAACATAAAGCAGATTCTAAGTACATCCCCGTAGCTGCTGCTTCAATACTCGCTAAAGTTACAAGAGACAAGGCAATAGAAAGACTCAAAGAAATTTATGGAAATATAGGTTCAGGGTACCCGAGTGATCCCATTACAAGAAAGTTTTTGGAAGAATACTACAAAGAACACGGAAGCTTCCCTCCTGTGGTGAGGAGAAGCTGGAAAACATTGAAAAAGATTGAAGAAAAGTTACAAAAAGAAAAGAATCAATCTAACCTCTTAAATTTCTTAAAAAAGTCCTAA